The following proteins are encoded in a genomic region of Jaculus jaculus isolate mJacJac1 chromosome 13, mJacJac1.mat.Y.cur, whole genome shotgun sequence:
- the Gfra3 gene encoding GDNF family receptor alpha-3: MHVEARGIFPGNSVPTESRLTNSCIQAKKKCQADPACKAAYHHLGSCTSSPSTPWPSEEGMSSMSADCLEAARQLRNSSLIGCACHRRMKNQATCLQIYWTVHPARSLGDYELDVSPYEDTVTSKPWKVNLSKLNMLKPDADLCLKFATLCTLNDKCDQLRKAFGKACSETHCQRRACLAQLRAFFEKAAEPQAQGLLLCPCAPTDASCGERRRNTIAPSCALPPVTPNCLDLRRLCHTDPLCRSRLVDFQTHCHPVGIQGTCATEQSRCLRAYLGLIGTAMTPNFISRVNASVALSCTCRGSGNMQEECEQLEKSFSQNSCLKEAIAAKMRFHSQLFSQDSPDTTFSVMPQQNKNPAVWPQPRLPFLSFCTFTLLLLQTLW, encoded by the exons atgcatgtagaggccagaggaataTTCCCTG GAAACTCAGTGCCCACAGAGAGCAGGCTCACCAACAGCTGTATCCAGGCCAAGAAAAAGTGCCAGGCTGACCCCGCTTGCAAGGCTGCCTATCACCACCTGGGATCCTGCACCTCCAGCCCAAGCACCCCATGGCCCTCAGAGGAGGGCATGTCTTCCATGTCTGCAGACTGCCTGGAGGCAGCGCGACAACTCAGGAACAGCTCTCTGATAGGCTGCGCATGCCACCGTCGCATGAAGAACCAAGCTACCTGCCTGCAGATATACTGGACTGTTCACCCTGCGCGCAGCCTTG GTGACTACGAGTTGGACGTCTCCCCCTATGAAGACACAGTGACCAGCAAGCCTTGGAAAGTGAATCTCAGCAAGCTGAACATGCTTAAACCAG ACGCCGACCTCTGCCTCAAGTTTGCTACGCTGTGTACTCTCAACGACAAGTGTGACCAGCTGCGCAAAGCCTTCGGGAAGGCCTGCTCCGAGACGCACTGCCAGCGCCGCGCCTGCCTCGCGCAGCTGCGCGCCTTCTTCGAGAAGGCGGCGGAGCCGCAGGCGCAGGGCCTGCTGCTGTGCCCGTGCGCGCCCACCGATGCCAGCTGTGGGGAGCGCAGGCGCAACACCATCGCGCCCAGCTGCGCGCTGCCACCCGTGACTCCCAACTGCCTGGACCTGCGGAGGCTCTGCCACACCGACCCGCTGTGCAG ATCCCGCCTGGTGGATTTCCAGACCCACTGTCATCCTGTGGGCATCCAAGGAACTTGTGCCACAGAGCAGTCCAGATGTCTGCGGGCATACCTGGGGCTGATTG GGACTGCCATGACCCCAAACTTCATCAGCAGGGTCAATGCCAGTGTTGCCTTAAGCTGCACCTGCCGAGGCAGTGGCAACATGCAGGAGGAATGTGAGCAGCTGGAAAAGTCCTTCTCTCAGAACTCCTGCCTCA AGGAAGCCATTGCAGCTAAGATGCGTTTCCACAGCCAGCTCTTCTCCCAGGACTCGCCAGACACTACCTTTTCTGTGATGCCACAACAG aATAAAAACCCTGCTGTGTGGCCACAGCCCAGGctaccttttctttccttttgcacATTTACCTTGCTTCTACTTCAGACCCTCTGGTAG